TGTCCTTTGCTAAAATATCTTCATGCTTAATGCAATCAAGCCAATATCCAATAATTTTATTTATTACATTCATAATTACTTCATTAAATCGTCAATGCTAACGCCTAAAGCGTCGGCTATTATTTTAACGGTTTCAATTCTTGGGTCTAGTGTGGCACCTGACTCAATTTTTGTAATAGTATGAAAAGTCATACCGGCAAGTTTAGAAAGCTTATCTTGTGATATTCCTAGCT
Above is a window of Candidatus Zixiibacteriota bacterium DNA encoding:
- a CDS encoding helix-turn-helix transcriptional regulator, whose amino-acid sequence is MSKEKSTMGKNIKKYRQKLGISQDKLSKLAGMTFHTITKIESGATLDPRIETVKIIADALGVSIDDLMK